The Nonlabens spongiae genome contains a region encoding:
- a CDS encoding SPOR domain-containing protein, translating to MQKLLSLNLLICLLFTSIPFISQGQNSKKIEPNTLTELIETKQKLDQTGKLKDRYTIQLYYGNREKATKMKRDYEALALGWKCDLFWESPNLAVRVGKFRNRLEADQALIIVREQFPNAIVMKP from the coding sequence ATGCAAAAACTATTGTCACTGAACCTACTTATATGTCTGTTATTCACATCAATTCCTTTCATTTCTCAGGGTCAAAATTCCAAAAAAATTGAACCGAATACTCTGACGGAGCTGATAGAAACGAAACAAAAACTGGATCAGACTGGAAAATTGAAAGATCGTTATACGATTCAACTCTATTATGGTAATAGAGAAAAAGCGACAAAAATGAAGAGGGATTATGAGGCCCTTGCTTTAGGATGGAAATGCGATCTTTTTTGGGAATCTCCTAATCTAGCCGTAAGAGTGGGGAAATTCAGAAATCGTCTTGAAGCAGATCAAGCTTTAATAATCGTTAGAGAACAATTCCCAAATGCGATTGTGATGAAGCCTTAA
- a CDS encoding c-type cytochrome gives MINRKLHFSNWSLVLAFVFISLSSFVHAQEDATSDGESAMPVEASATEDAAAASSTGDAKAGESLFKANCASCHKLYKKAVGPALHGVTERRDREWLYKWIKNSAALIASGDQEAVELYNEWGQSNMNAFPQLSNTDIDNILAYTDTPKPEPVAAQIDGGGTQSGTVDNGMTNNLILGALAIVLVLLVVLLIVVNKTLKRFAEANGIQTDFVDESAPARTPIWKAFVQNQFLVLVTAIFLLLASAYFAYGALMSVGVDQGYAPVQPIHYSHRIHAGTNQIECKYCHSSAMKSKHSGIPSLNVCMNCHKSIAEVAPETYQEGINEYGIDYNKEIQKLYAATGWSEDEQAFVGEEQPVRWVRIHNLPDLAYFNHAQHVNAGNIACQTCHGPVQEMEVMYQYSPLTMGWCINCHRETNVDLQGNGYYEEIHRELSEKRGGRQLTIADLGGLECGKCHY, from the coding sequence ATGATAAATAGGAAATTACATTTTTCCAACTGGTCGCTCGTTTTAGCTTTTGTATTTATAAGTCTGTCGTCTTTTGTGCATGCGCAAGAAGATGCAACGTCAGATGGCGAGTCAGCTATGCCGGTTGAAGCTTCTGCTACTGAAGATGCAGCCGCCGCAAGCTCTACAGGTGATGCTAAGGCTGGAGAAAGTCTTTTTAAAGCAAACTGTGCATCATGTCATAAGCTTTACAAGAAGGCAGTTGGGCCTGCATTGCATGGAGTAACAGAGCGTCGCGATCGTGAGTGGTTGTATAAGTGGATCAAAAATTCTGCTGCGCTTATTGCGAGTGGCGATCAAGAAGCGGTTGAGCTTTATAATGAGTGGGGTCAATCTAACATGAATGCTTTTCCACAGCTTTCAAATACTGATATAGACAACATCCTTGCTTATACGGACACGCCAAAGCCAGAGCCTGTCGCTGCTCAAATTGATGGAGGTGGAACTCAATCTGGAACTGTCGATAACGGAATGACAAACAACCTGATACTGGGAGCGCTTGCGATTGTACTTGTTCTTCTTGTGGTGCTGTTAATCGTGGTGAACAAAACTTTGAAGCGTTTTGCAGAGGCAAACGGTATTCAAACAGATTTTGTTGATGAGAGCGCGCCAGCTCGCACTCCTATCTGGAAAGCGTTTGTGCAGAATCAGTTTTTAGTATTAGTTACAGCTATTTTCTTATTGCTTGCGAGTGCCTATTTTGCTTACGGAGCATTAATGAGCGTAGGTGTAGATCAGGGTTATGCTCCGGTACAGCCTATTCATTATTCCCACAGAATTCACGCTGGTACTAATCAGATCGAGTGTAAGTACTGTCACTCAAGTGCTATGAAGTCCAAGCATTCTGGCATACCTTCCTTAAATGTTTGTATGAACTGTCACAAATCGATTGCTGAGGTGGCTCCAGAAACCTATCAAGAAGGTATCAATGAGTACGGTATCGATTACAATAAAGAGATTCAGAAGCTTTATGCTGCAACGGGATGGAGTGAAGATGAGCAGGCGTTTGTGGGTGAAGAGCAGCCTGTAAGATGGGTGCGTATTCACAACTTGCCTGATCTGGCGTACTTTAATCACGCACAGCATGTAAATGCTGGAAACATTGCCTGTCAAACGTGTCACGGTCCTGTTCAGGAAATGGAGGTGATGTATCAATACTCTCCGTTAACAATGGGATGGTGTATCAATTGTCACCGTGAGACAAACGTTGATCTTCAGGGTAATGGTTATTATGAAGAAATTCACAGAGAGCTTTCAGAAAAACGCGGCGGTCGTCAATTGACCATTGCTGATTTGGGAGGTTTGGAATGTGGTAAGTGCCACTATTAA